Proteins from one Parasteatoda tepidariorum isolate YZ-2023 chromosome 4, CAS_Ptep_4.0, whole genome shotgun sequence genomic window:
- the LOC107444550 gene encoding polycystin-2, with protein sequence MNPASNLSSDYRPYSGGRPAWAVAADGASDSGRDLEDQYESDLMDNRADVIPEPERTGCWYSFTRIVRGLWSTRQMKGKEGDKEWYVRTTLRELFTYIIFLVLLSIMTFGMMNPSMYYQTKVISELFLDSSFADGSGSMREATQMTDFWKFAKDVLVENLYWENWYNDQETNNDDRNILYENRLLGSPRIRQLRVRNDSCNVHSDFKKAITQCYDVYNPHIEDQEPFGLMNGSAWVYHTEKEMNGSNHWALLATYTGAGSFRDLGISKKQALARLEILKQNLWISRATRAVMIDFTIYNANLNLFCVVKLCFEFPATGGMIPSWSFRTVKLLRYVNPYDYFIMACEVTIVLFILYYIVEESLEIKKNGCSYFSEVWNILDLMVILVSLVCIAFSALRTIVVDNMLEELLSKPDIFPDFEFLGFWQMQYNNAIAVDIFIAWIKVFKYISFNKTMTQLSSTLSRCSKDIGGFAVMFFIVFFAFAQLGYLLFGSIVKEFSTFGTAVFALLRLILGDFDFEALENANRVLGPIYFLSYIFFVFFVLMNMFLAIINDTYAEVKSEIANSNSEFEIADFFKKGYNNILGKLGKRDKIQDIQNALKFADSDGDKKLTYQEVRQQLKARNLSDLEIEMLFAKYDVDGNRELDEKETLQMFADLEGQKLQLDDEINNQQSMVASDVSRPVTAAMQGRGGSGVPADEFNVLTRRVDRMEHSIGSIVSKIDAVLVKMEGMEKAKVKRRENMNKILNSISDSDNLDEKAKRQQMEQLVREELQRWDSDQSLNMRR encoded by the exons GATTATGGTCCACTCGGCAGATGAAAGGCAAGGAGGGGGACAAAGAATGGTACGTCAGAACAACTCttcgagaactttttacttACATCATCTTTTTGGTTCTGCTTTCAATCA TGACTTTTGGTATGATGAATCCCTCTATGTATTACCAAACGAAAGTGataagtgaattatttttggattcaTCGTTTGCTGATGGATCAGGATCGATGAGAGAAGCTACTCAAATGACTGACTTTTGGAAA tttgctAAAGATGTGTTGGTTGAAAACTTGTACTGGGAAAATTGGTATAATGACCAAGAAACCAACAATGATGACCGGAATATATTATACGAGAATAGGCTTCTTGGCTCCCCTCGAATTAGACAACTGAGGGTCCGTAATGATTCCTGCAATGTCCATTCAGATTTCAAAAAAGCCATAACTCAATGTTATGATGTGTATAATCCTCATATAGAAGATCAAGAACCTTTTGGATTAATGAACGGATCAGc ATGGGTTTACCACACAGAGAAGGAAATGAATGGCTCCAACCACTGGGCACTTCTAGCCACCTATACAGGAGCCGGCTCTTTTAGGGATCTTGGAATATCGAAAAAACAAGCTCTGGCACGATTGGAGATACTTAAGCAGAATTTGTGGATTTCAAGAGCAACGCGTGCAGTGATGATCGATTTTACTATTTACAAtgctaatttaaacttattttgtgtTGTAAA attatgTTTTGAATTTCCAGCCACGGGGGGTATGATTCCATCTTGGAGTTTTCGAACTGTGAAACTACTCAGATATGTCAATCCATATGATTATTTCATTATGGCTTGTGAAGTTACAATAgttcttttcattctttattaCATCGTTGAAGAGTCCCtcgaa ATCAAGAAAAATGGCTGCTCCTATTTTTCTGAAGTTTGGAATATTCTTGATCTTATGGTTATTTTG GTTTCCTTGGTTTGCATAGCCTTTTCTGCATTAAGAACAATAGTGGTTGATAATATGCTGGAAGAACTCTTGAGTAAACCGGACATTTTCCCGGATTTCGAGTTTTTAGGATTCTGGCAAATGCAGTATAATAATGCTATAGCAGTAGATATTTTCATCGCTtggataaaagtttttaaatacatcaGTTTCAACAAAACTATGACTCAGCTCTCCTCCACTTTGTCTAGA tgCTCCAAAGACATTGGAGGATTTGCTGTTATGTTCTTCATTGTATTTTTTGCCTTCGCTCAACTTGGTTACCTTTTATTTGGAAGTATTGTGAAAGAGTTTAGCACATTTGGTACAGCTGT atTTGCGTTACTCCGCCTCATATTGGGAGATTTCGATTTTGAGGCATTGGAGAATGCCAACAGAGTACTGGGACCTATATATTTCCTGAGTTACATTTTCTTCGTATTCTTCGTTTTAATG AATATGTTCTTGGCCATCATTAACGATACCTATGCTGAAGTAAAATCAGAAATTGCTAATTCTAATAGTGAATTCGAAATTGCAGACTTCTTCAAAAAG ggCTACAATAACATTCTTGGAAAACTTGGTAAACGGGACAAGATTCAAGATATACAAAATGCTCTGAAGTTCGCAGACTCTGATGGTGATAAGAAACTAACATATCAAGAAGTTCGACAACAATTAAAGGC GAGAAATCTCTCTGACCTGGAGATTGAAATGCTGTTTGCCAAGTATGATGTGGATGGAAACAGAGAACTAGATGAAAAAGAGACACTACAAATGTTTGCTGATTTGGAAGGACAGAAACTACAACTGGATGATGAGATTAACAACCAACAGAGTATGGTTGCTTCTGATGTCTCTAGGCCTGTGACTGCCGCTATGCAGGGACGAGGGGGATCTGGCGTTCCTGCTGATGAGTTTAATGT gcTTACACGTCGTGTGGACAGAATGGAACATTCTATTGGAAGCATTGTGTCCAAGATTGATGCTGTTTTGGTGAAAATGGAAGGTATGGAGAAGGCGAAAGTGAAAAGGCGGGAAAACATGAATAAGATTCTGAACTCAATTTCAGat AGTGATAATTTAGATGAGAAAGCTAAGAGGCAGCAAATGGAACAACTTGTGAGAGAAGAGTTGCAACGATGGGATTCTGACCAATCCCTCAACATGCGCcgataa